The Lipingzhangella halophila genome segment TCGAGCTCGTTGTTTCCGAGTTGGTCACCAACGCGCTGCGGCACGGGCCCGATCCGGGGGCCAGCGGGGGCGACTGCCTCCTGCAGCTCACGATGATGCGCCGGGGCGGAGAGCTCGTCTGCGCCGTGCGCGACGCCAACGACCGGATCCCGGTGCGGCGCGAGCCCGACTTCATGCTGGAGACCGGGCGGGGGCTGCGCCTGGTGTCCTGCTTCGCCGCAAGCTGGGGCGCGGTGCCGACCGTGCCCGTAGGCAAGTTCGTGTGGGCACTGTTTCGCTAGCCCGAACATCCATTACGGTGCATGCCAGGGGATGTGAGGGACTCCACTGCCGAATGAATTCGCGGTCATGGCGCCCCGTCAACTAACCGGAAGTTCTCATGGGCGTTATCGTGTAAACGTGGACAGACACCGCGGTGCGGTGGTCGGGCTCCTCGGGCAGGCAACGGTGAAGCAGTGAAGGGTGGGGTCACAGTGGCTGTGGACTTTGCCCGACTCAAAGAGGGCAGCGGTCCCACGGTCCGCCGCATGCTCCTCGGTTCAGAACTGCGCAAGTACCGCGAGGCCAAGGGGATAAGCCGAAGCGACGCCGGCCACGAGATCCGCGGGTCCGAGTCCAAGATCAGCCGAATGGAACTGGGCCGCGTCGGGTTCAAGCCGCGCGATGTCGAGGACCTGCTGAAGTTCTACGGGGTCGACGACGAGGAGCTGATCACCACACTGGTGCAGCTCGCGAAGGACACCAATAAGCCCGGTTGGTGGCAGCAGTACGGTGAGGCGCTTCCCGACTGGTTCCAGGTCTACGTGGGCCTGGAGGAGGCGGCCACCCGGATCCGGCTGTACGAGGCGCAGTTCATTCCCGGCCTGCTGCAGACCGAGGAGTACGCCCGCGCGGTTATCACCGGAGGATCGCCCGGTCCCGA includes the following:
- a CDS encoding ATP-binding protein, which encodes MGRTLEGECSPALESGPPRTWWLPALSHGSSARTPPRGTASHERLSWRLDADPTAPAVAREIARGILREWGMTRFAADVELVVSELVTNALRHGPDPGASGGDCLLQLTMMRRGGELVCAVRDANDRIPVRREPDFMLETGRGLRLVSCFAASWGAVPTVPVGKFVWALFR